The window TTAAAGAGCCAGAGACGTATGTAGAAGCATCACAAAATACGGCTTGGCAAAAAgcgatggaggaagaaattatagccctagagcaaaatcaaacttgggaactAGTACCAAGATCAGAAGATGTCAAATTCATCTCTTGCAAGTGGGCTTACGAAATAATGTGTCTCTCGGATGGATCAATCGAAAGATACAAGACTCAATATGTAGCTCGAGGGTTCTCTCAAgaatatggactagactatgatgaaacgtTTAGTCCAGTGGCGAAGATAACTATCATACAAGTTCCTCCAGTACTTGTGGTaaataaagattgaaaattatgGCAGATGGATATGAAGAAACTAAACGATGAGTTAAACATAGAATTCTACATGGACCAAccgaagaaatttgaaaatgaagttggaGTCATTAGTCAATATATGCAAAGTCTGAAGAAGCCTCATTTGGATGCGACTCGACGGAccttgagatatgtcaaaggtaTAATCAATTATGATCGTTTGTTACAAAAGAAGCGAAGACTGGAAGCTAGTTGGATATAGTGATGTCGACTATGCAGGAGACTACGATACTCGAATATCAATAACTAGGTATGTGTTCAAGCACAGTTCGAGAACAATTTCTTGGTGTAACAAAAGACAACCAATtgtatcattgtcaactagAGAACAGAGTACAGAGCAGCGGCGAGAGCAACTTAGGAATGTACATGGCTGAAACTTCTGATGAAAGATTAGCACTAGAAAGCTGACTATTCGATACCACTTCAATGCGACAACTAATCTGTGATTCGTCTAGTAGAAAATTCGATGGTTCATGCcagaacaaagcatgtggaggtgCATTGCCATTTTATTAGAGACAAAGTCTTGAAGGAAGAATACGGATGACCACATGGCAGACTTGTCTACAAAAGAGCTGAATACTTGCACACATGAGAGCTTTCACTATGGTGTAGCGAATTAGGACTAATGCTGAggggagtgttaaaatattatcactAACCCAATAGGGTTAAGCCCAACCATTGTATGACTgactatatttatgttaagaaaatgatttaggattttaataataaatttaggaaaatgatttagggattttaggaaaaacgttgagaaattttagaaatagatTGACTACCACCTAGTATAAATACCTCTCCACCCTACTTAGttcatcatcccaagaaattcCAACAAATACAAAGCAGTAGTATTGTACAGAGTGTCTTGTAATATCTTgtgattggtcttaataaagagtgcgagtatTTCTCtcaaagagttgtgttcaacggATCTTGTaaggttttcacacatttTTCATGAAGGAAGTCAGAGTCAAGTCGATTTGGAGGTAGAAGTTCAGGCGTTCATCAAGAACCGTAAGTGATAAACATTTAGCAAATTTTGGACTTGAATATATTTACGTGTAGTTAattagaaattacaaaaaaaacctTTGCTTCCAAGAGTAAAGACTATCCCCACAGACCAATACAACTCCTTCCAGCATGGTTTGACTTCACTAACCACATGAATTGTTCAAAACAAAGCTCACTTAACCATGAAGTTCTTATGATCGTGAAAAATGTGTACTTTGTTGATATAAGTactaactttcaattcttttaagtcttttttAATCATCCTATTCTCAGAATTGCTCTCATTTGAATGTGAtttcgattcattcatgtacatTTCATTTACTGAGGTGCATAATAGTGGATTGActtagaattaattaatggaaATGACTGATTAACGAGTCTagctaattaattttatgtcattAGACccgaaagaaaatttgtaatcttcaaattaatatttattatttattgcatgaaattaaaataaattatatatatataatataatagcTCGTCTTCCAAAATCACTTAATAAACTATacgaaatatattttaaatatttttatctgtCATAACTTACGATCACTTCGTTATATATGTATTAACAGACTAATTAACGACCATTAATTAAACgcaaattaatgaaatttgtaGTACGTTaagggtaaaatggtaaattgacacaagtaaaaaaaaatttattgaaaaatagagGCATTACACGTGGAAAAAAGcaagtaaatataaataaaaaagttgtggATTTACCTCATTGGCTTTGATGTTCAAAGGGGTTGAAGACGCCAATGGTTTTCATGAAACATTTCCAGCAAATTTTGGCATCTTTATGGTTCCCCAATGCTGTCAGCCCAATAGCCTTcatgaaatttcatatttttagtgaaaaaaaaaaattacaaaattcgAAACGTGCGCACGTTGATTGAATTAGTGACCCGAACAATCGAAATAcaggttgagttgggttaggttctcggactatttttcttttaattatttaagaaaatcttattcatttataatacatgttacattaataactaaaatttcataaaattcaaatatcaaacattcacaggtcataaaatataacatcggttacaaataacaaatattttcgATCTTCATAAcaggttggttgggttgactcaatgaaaaaatgtcaacccgaGAATCCGCTcgaattttttagttttccaaaaattcaacctgACACAATTTCTAAATCGAGTTAAGGGTAAGTACCTTGTAAAGGCAAGGTTTTGCTAAATTGGAATCGGAAAAATCCTCCTGGATCGCAACGAGACGCTTTAAAGCTTCTTCATATTTTCCCTAATTAAGAAGTACTCGTGAATTTATTtcacaattatatttttaaaaataaattaaacacaaaaatatattttaagttaacctaatttttttaaccatttgttcttattttattttttcttttttaataaaattacaaaatttattaagtGAGCAGCTAAAAATCTTTCAAATATGTGGtaagaaaaaaagtatatttataattaataatcacttaatgcaataaataaataaaaaaaaaactttcttatttaaaatatatatatatattttagaagtGTTTAAACCAGAAGATATTCGAAACGTACTCTAAATTAACTTACTAGATATATAAGAATCTGGGTATATGCGACTTGCGCCTCTAATGCCTCCTCTCGGTTGTCTCTCACTTCGTTACATAAGTTTTCCATGTAGCGTTTTGCTGCATCATAATCCCCATTCACGGCTGCCTTCAGTGCCATTTTCTGCACAGAAGTAACAATTTTGTCtctatagtttaaaatttataacaatttaatttacgatgagaaatttaatttgaaaactgaaaattatACGAAAGAGAAATAAGTATAAATATTACGTCATATAAACTTATCATCAGCTAATTTTAACATTCACGAATATAAACGATATAATTGTAACGGCTCAAATTcattgttagcagatattgtcatctttaggctttctgtttcgagcttcccttcaaagtttttaaaacgtgtctactgaGGAGAAGTTTCCAAACCCTAATAAAGAATACCCTCAATCTACCTCCTTCGAGAACCAATATcattcgttcttctccccaaccgatgtgggatctcacactccaccccctttggagcccagtgtcctcgttgacactagttcccttctccaatcgatgtgggacatcCTATTCCaaacccccttcggggccagcattcttgctggcacaccgccttgtgtccacctcTCTTGGGgtctcagcctcctcactggcacatcgcccaatgttctcgttggcactagtttcttttccaatcgatgtgggacccccaatccaccccctttcggggccagcatttttgctggcacaccaccttgtGTCCACTTCTCTTGGAGACTCAGCCTACtcactgacacatcgtccagtgtctgaccctgataccatttgtaacggtcaaGCCACTGCTAGCACATATTCtcttctttagactttcccttccaagtttcccttcaaagtttttaaaacgtgtctgctaggaaagGTTTTTACggttttataaagaatgtttcgttctccttcctaactgagtgggatctcacaataattgaaaaataaatcgaaaacatgagagaaaaatataagacTAGAAGAGAATAACCTTAGTGCGAATAATGTTGAATAACAATGAGTCATGTTCTACACTCAGCGATTTTAAGCTCAACAATGGCTTCAATAGGCTCTTAGCATTCATCAAGAACCCATCTGAATTTGTATTTCTACAATGAGCTTTGAGCTCCTCATTTACATTGCCATTGCCAAGCGTTTCAAGGTACGTATTCCACCCTTCTTCAGCTTTATCACCGTTGCCCAACATGGTGTGAACCACAGCCTACATAAAATTGCATCCTTTTCAATCAACATTACATGAAACCCACTAACTAAATTTAGGTCAATATTCGTTTATATTGATCTTTGATCTTTAAACGTGTCAAATTGTAGAAGTGTTTGTAGGTTGAgttgggtcgggtcgggtcgggtcagGTTTGgttgaagtatttttttagatcGGTTTATATTGATCTCTAAACGTGTCAAATTGTAGGAGTGTTtgtgggttgagttgggtcgaGTCAggtttggttgaattatttttttttagaccgGGCTCAATTGTTGATCAGgttgtaaaattttcaacacaAACAACATTTACTAAACAATAAACCCAACCCGATCCAACCACAACGTTTTGTGGTTGGGTCgagttgagacatttttttcaGACCAAACTCAATTGTTcagtaaaattttcaactcaGGTTAAGTTTACTGTGTTCagattatttattcaaatttttatttttaataaaacatttagtTAAGATTTGCAATTCGATCGGGAACATAATCTAGTTTTAGAGTAGGATTCAGtgcataaaattttcatttatttgaactcagTCTAacccaaataagttcataactcgATCAAAACTGTCTGGgtgggttgggttgatcgGGTTATTTGGGTCATCGAATTTTTTGAACACTCGTATTAAAttgtatcaatttttattataaagttttaatttcattattatgaGAATGTACCTTATAAAGGGAAAGTCTTGCTTCAAATGATTGAGGAAAGTTGTCCTTCTCCTCTAGAAATTCTAGAGCCTTGTCGTATTCATCCTAGTGAAGAAATTACATGTGAATTTATAGACATTGAAAGAAATTAAgtatacaataataataaatagattgTTGTGTCGTAACGGTCAAATTATATTTAGGTtaaaatgtcattttcatCTCTGTATTTTAGTGTAACGATCctagtccactgctagcagatattgtccttttttagctttctaacgcgtctgctagaaagaggttttcacacctttgtaaagagtgtttcgttctcctccctaactgatgtgggttctcataatccaccctccttcgaaGTACAGCGTTCTCGttgacactcattcccttctccaatcgatgtgggatctcctAATCCACccgagagaggttttcacaccaagaatgtttcgttctcctctccaaccgacgtgagatctcacaatccacgacactcgttcccttctgcaatcgatgtaggatcccccaatccacccGAGAGAGgtttccttctctaatcgatgtgggacccccaatccacccgggagagatttccacacccttataaaaaatatttcgttctcctcctcaacttaagtgagatctcacatttagatcttaatctattttaatttatatactttatatttaaatttagtttttcaaccttcaataaatttaattttttgagtttttatcGAATCTGATCAATAAGAGAAGTCTTCCTCATCTCGGTTTCGTGGCAGTGAAAAAGCATACCAAACGTATGAGAATTTGGAGATGTGTTAGCCGAGCCTCGTAGACAACTTCGGCCATAGCGGAAGAGCATAAGTTTTTCGTATGGCACAATGCTTCACCGTACTTCCCTTCCACGACCAACTTCAATGCCTCGttctacaaaataaaaaaataaaataaataaataaattaaaaaaaaaaatccttttagttCATTGAAAGGACTTATCAAATTTGTTCTTAAAACTTTAgaggttaaaaaataaacgaaCCTTAGTGGAAGCAATCACTAATGTTGGTGAATTACTTTCTTTTAGTTGTACTAAGCTTAGCAATGACTTCAATGAGTCTCCTTCGGCATTTGAGTACGTCTCCCCATCCCCACAACGAGCTAATAACTTGTCACGTATATTGGGATTCCAAGTCGACCCAATAGAGACACGGGTCGATACTGAACCATTCGATAATCGAGGAATGAATGACTTCCTAACGTTGAAACGGAGCCATGAAGGCATCATTGACATCGGGATGGAAGGGGAAGGTTCAAACAAGGGAAGTTTAGATGGTAAGCCACCACGAAGCAAAGCAAAGGATTCCATGGGTATGACGGTTTAGGCGATATCGATACGAGCTTCGTGTTGAACGAAGGATGTTCTTGGCGGTGGCAAGAGTCTAGAGATTTCGaaactatatattaatgtGTAAAAGTGAgtatacaaaaattaaaaagcatTCTTGGAGGGgaagtatttaattattctcaTTTCATTCACATGGACGTATAAAATTCCATGGTTCAAATAGAAGGCAAAGGTTAAAGAGGAAAGGGTTGTTGTGTTTCATGTTTCTTTtaacaaaatgaagaaaatcaaaggctATTATGGATGTAATAATGAAGCATCttttaaagtgaaaaaaaattgatctcATCTTCTCATGTTTGCTCATcgttgtaatttaattgtctCTTTTATGTCGCTAAACATGCTAAACACGTATAATAAAAGTTCTTAAGCATCTAATAACAAATCTAACGTGAAGATCGTATGTCGGAGAGGGGTAgcaagtattctttataaggatgtggaaacatctacctaacagacgtgttataaaaaggaaagccatgaaaatatttgctagtggtgagcttgagctgttacaaatgatatcagagcgagacactgggcagtgtgtcagcaaggatgtTGAACCAGAAGGGGTTggacaccgagtggtgtgccaacgaatGGGCCCCTGAAAgtggtggatcgtgagatctcacatcgattggagagggaaacgagtgtcagcgaagacgttagaccctgaagggggaggggctggattgtgagatctcacactgattggagaggggaacgagtgccaacgaggacgttgggacccgaaagggggtggattgtgagatctcacatcgattggagaggggaacaagtgctagcgaagacgttgggccctaaagggggtgaattgtgagatctcacatcgattggagaggggaacgagtgccagcgaggacgttgggacccgaaggggagtggattgggagatctcacatcgattggagaggggaatgaacgtcagcgaagacgttgggccctaaagggggtgaattgtgagatctcacatcgattggagaggggaacaagtgctagcgaggacattgggacccgaaggggggtggattgtgagatcccacgtcggtttgagaggggaacgaaacattcttcaCAAGAGTGtcgaaacttctccctagtagaagtattttaaaaaccgaagcccgaaaagaaatgcccaaacaaaacaatatctagtagcagtggacttgggttggTAGAGTTAAACTATGTCAAAATATGACACATAAAGGGTCTGACGCACACAGTTCTATTCTATATGTCTCAATCTTTCTAACTTGTTCCTACACCACCTTCTCACAATAAAGCTAGGGTTTGTGTACAAATTGGTAGCTTTGCCAGAGACAAGACGGGGGCTAGTTAGTAAATGTATAGAGCCGAGTGTAGTAGACACTTCTAGGCCCCTTCTCGACTAAAAGATTAGTTCTATACTTCAAGTGCTTTTTTGCTTTTTCCCAAAGCATTTCAATGGTGCTCCCAAATATGAAGCAAGTAGCAAGAGTAAACTCAACAATGGAACAGAGTTGTACGTTCCTTTTTTTAGCTTTATAGCCATGGTAAGTACCAACAGAGTCACCCTGCATgccccttctttttcttttgtgacAATGGCAAAGGCAATAGGACTTAGAGGGACAATCTCAATTATGCACGGCTATAGAACTATCACGATTACACCTCGAGGCTGGCGTGCCATGAGGGTCTAACTTTTCACCTCGAGGCTTATGTGTAATAACTTGAATTTAAGAAAACCCTAGAGTCGTCAGCATGCGAGCTTGGTGTCAATGT is drawn from Cucurbita pepo subsp. pepo cultivar mu-cu-16 chromosome LG09, ASM280686v2, whole genome shotgun sequence and contains these coding sequences:
- the LOC111802126 gene encoding uncharacterized protein LOC111802126, whose protein sequence is MAPQRLKRSKRIQKPNPKYVDITIIDDEVKEPETYVEASQNTAWQKAMEEEIIALEQNQTWELVPRSEDVKFISCKWAYEIMCLSDGSIERYKTQYVARGFSQEYGLDYDETFSPVAKITIIQVPPVLVVNKD
- the LOC111802127 gene encoding uncharacterized protein LOC111802127, producing MESFALLRGGLPSKLPLFEPSPSIPMSMMPSWLRFNVRKSFIPRLSNGSVSTRVSIGSTWNPNIRDKLLARCGDGETYSNAEGDSLKSLLSLVQLKESNSPTLVIASTKNEALKLVVEGKYGEALCHTKNLCSSAMAEVVYEARLTHLQILIRLDEYDKALEFLEEKDNFPQSFEARLSLYKAVVHTMLGNGDKAEEGWNTYLETLGNGNVNEELKAHCRNTNSDGFLMNAKSLLKPLLSLKSLSVEHDSLLFNIIRTKKMALKAAVNGDYDAAKRYMENLCNEVRDNREEALEAQVAYTQILIYLGKYEEALKRLVAIQEDFSDSNLAKPCLYKAIGLTALGNHKDAKICWKCFMKTIGVFNPFEHQSQ